A region from the Alosa alosa isolate M-15738 ecotype Scorff River chromosome 7, AALO_Geno_1.1, whole genome shotgun sequence genome encodes:
- the LOC125297768 gene encoding LOW QUALITY PROTEIN: GTPase IMAP family member 8-like (The sequence of the model RefSeq protein was modified relative to this genomic sequence to represent the inferred CDS: inserted 2 bases in 1 codon) — MAAEGPQPSRGGDPRFSDVKIVLLGNREAGKSSAGNTILGREEFDPDVRTLQCVKRQGEVAGRQVTVVDTPGWKDHDLNISMDSPELLKQEIVLSVXLCPPGPHAFLLVIRENMTFTEAARNATSNHLNLLGYGAWKHSLVLFIQETPAEEKDFEVKGKLLQWLVENCGNRYHVLNIKNRDKMQVTELLEKIDKMAATNSYSHYEMDRQRLEEVEEKRRKGKEKGTRTAISNRLLTISNRSSADATNTCIVFTVLGTSMPLTDLRIVLLGFKDAGKSSSGNTIFGREEFQTGQRSAVCVKRQGEVAGRQVTVVEAPGWHSHYQIKCSPEMTKRAIQLCPGLCDQGPHVFLLITRADILFTEAQRISARQHLELLSERVWRYTILLFTHGDWLGDTPIEQHIESEGDALKWLTEKCGNRYHVLNNHNSTDGRQATELLEKIEDMVAGNGCSHFKMDRGLLRDLEEREKIERSRAEERMMKVKKQRHDLRSSQGHTNPSSLRIVLLGFKGTGKSSTGNTIPGDDVFELCSMFNCEKRQAEVAGRQVTVVDTPGWWWGAGMAEAPEFLKQEIILSVSLCDPGPHVFLLIVNLDTVMTCQDRQQLQQYLTLFRGAIWSHTMVLFNFGDWLGDTPIEQHIESEGKELCWLIEQCGNRYHVLNNENRADETQVEELLEKIEEVLAGNSGHHYEMDRERLEEVKERRRNEEQRATERQMKVEKQRQHLQSLKEQRQHHQSLKELRVVLLGYRGSGKSSSGNTILGREEFDLKTRTAQCVKRQGEVAGRQVTVVEAPGWWNNINIIDTPELTKQEIVLSVSLCPPGPHILLLLVRVVESITQNGIRNIEEHLELLSDRVWSHTMLLFTHGDWLGNTTIEQYVESEEALQPLVEKCGNRYHVLNNQNIDDKQVTQLLEKIEEMVAGNGGRHFEVDKTILQEVKNKRKHLSTRVEDRETKGNKQEVVFKYVMAFTLIFTSLREEGDNSRHIWGFLVTEFGITP, encoded by the exons ATGGCAGCTGAAGGACCACAGCCCTCCAGAG GAGGTGACCCCCGTTTCTCAGACGTGAAGATTGTGCTGCTGGGGAACAGAGAAGCTGGGAAGAGTTCAGCAGGAAACACCATCCTGGGCAGAGAGGAGTTTGACCCTGATGTGAGAACACTGCAGTGTgtgaagagacagggagaggtaGCAGGGAGACAGGTCACTGTGGTGGACACTCCAGGATGGAAGGATCATGATCTCAATATTTCTATGGATTCTCCTGAACTCCTTAAACAGGAGATTGTTCTCAGTGT ACTGTGTCCTCCAGGACCTCATGCTTTCCTGCTGGTCATCCGTGAGAACATGACCTTCACAGAGGCAGCGAGAAATGCCACATCAAACCACCTGAATCTTCTGGGCTATGGAGCCTGGAAACACTCTCTAGTTCTGTTCATTCAGGAGACTCCTGCAGAAGAGAAAGACTTTGAGGTTAAAGGAAAATTGCTCCAGTGGCTGGTAGAGAATTGTGGGAACAGATATCATGTCCTCAACATCAAGAACAGGGATAAAATGCAAGTCACAGAGCTGCTGGAGAAGATAGACAAGATGGCGGCCACAAATAGCTACAGTCATTatgagatggacagacagagactgGAGGAagtagaagagaagagaagaaaaggcaAAGAAAAGGGAACACGAACAGCGATATCTAACCGATTATTAACAATATCTAACCGATCATCAGCAG ATGCTACAAACACATGTATTGTATTCACTGTATTAGGAACATCAATGCCCCTAACAGACTTGAGAATTGTGCTGCTGGGATTTAAAGATGCCGGGAAGAGTTCATCAGGAAACACCATCTTTGGCAGAGAAGAGTTTCAGACTGGACAGAGATCTGCTGTTTGTgtgaagagacagggagaagtaGCAGGTAGACAGGTTACTGTGGTGGAGGCTCCAGGATGGCACAGTCATTATCAGATTAAATGTAGTCCTGAAATGACTAAAAGAGCTATTCAGCTCTGTCCAGGTTTGTGTGACCAGGGACCCCATGTGTTTCTGTTGATCACACGAGCAGACATCTTATTCACTGAAGCACAGAGAATTTCAGCCAGGCAACACCTTGAGCTTCtcagtgagagagtgtggagaTATACCATATTGCTATTTACCCATGGAGACTGGCTGGGAGACACACCCATAGAGCAGCACATTGAGAGTGAAGGAGATGCCCTGAAATGGCTCACTGAGAAATGTGGGAACAGATATCATGTCCTCAACAATCACAACAGCACTGATGGAAGGCAGGCGACGGAGCTACTGGAGAAGATTGAAGACATGGTGGCAGGAAATGGCTGCTCTCATTTTAAGATGGACAGAGGTCTTTTGAGAGActtagaagagagagaaaagatagaaagaagcagagcagaagagagaatgATGAAGGTGAAGAAACAAAGACATGATCTCAGGTCATCACAAG GTCATACAAATCCGTCATCCCTGAGGATAGTTCTTCTGGGATTCAAGGGCACTGGGAAGTCTTCAACTGGGAACACCATCCCGGGTGACGATGTGTTTGAGTTGTGCTCTATGTTCAACTGTGAGAAGAGACAGGCAGAGGTAGCAGGGAGGCAGGTCACTGTGGTCGACACcccagggtggtggtggggagctGGCATGGCTGAGGCTCCGGAATTCCTCAAACAGGAAATTATACTgagtgtgtccttgtgtgatCCTGGACCACATGTTTTCTTACTGATTGTAAATCTAGACACAGTCATGACTTGTCAAGACAGACAGCAACTACAGCAATATCTGACACTGTTTCGTGGTGCTATCTGGAGTCACACCATGGTGCTTTTTAACTTTGGAGACTGGCTGGGGGACACACCTATTGAGCAGCACATTGAGAGTGAGGGAAAGGAACTTTGCTGGCTCATTGAGCAATGTGGGAACAGATACCACGTCCTCAACAATGAAAACAGGGCTGATGAGACACAGGTAGAGGAGCTGCTGGAGAAAATTGAAGAAGTTTTAGCAGGAAACAGTGGACATCACTatgagatggacagagagagactggaggaagtgaaggagaggaggaggaatgaagaacagagagcaacagagagacaAATGAAGGTGGAGAAGCAAAGACAACACCTGCAGTCACTGAAGGAGCAAAGACAACACCACCAGTCACTGAAGG AGCTCAGAGTTGTGCTGCTGGGATACAGAGGATCTGGGAAGAGTTCATCAGGAAACACCATCCTGGGCAGAGAGGAGTTTGACCTGAAGACAAGAACAGCTCAGTGTgtgaagagacagggagaagtaGCAGGCAGACAG GTCACTGTAGTCGAGGCTCCAGGATGGTGGAATAATATCAACATCATAGACACTCCTGAGCTCACTAAACAGGAGATTGTGctcagtgtgtctctgtgtcctccAGGACCTCACATTCTCTTACTGCTTGTACGAGTAGTTGAGTCCATCACACAGAATGGCATTAGAAACATCGAAGAACACCTGGAGCTTCTCAGTGACAGAGTCTGGAGTCACACCATGCTGCTGTTCACCCATGGAGACTGGCTGGGAAACACAACCATTGAGCAGTACGTTGAGAGTGAAGAGGCCCTGCAGCCTCTAGTagagaaatgtgggaacagATATCATGTCCTCAACAATCAGAATATAGATGACAAGCAGGTCACACAGCTGCTGGAGAAGATTGAGGAGATGGTAGCAGGAAATGGTGGACGTCACTTTGAGGTCGACAAAACTATTCTACAGGAAGTGAAGAATAAGAGGAAACACCTCAGTACAAGAgtggaggacagagagacaaaaGGAAACAAACAGGAGGTTGTATTTAAATATGTCATGG CATTTACACTGATCTTCACTTCACTGAGAGAAGAAGGAGACAATTCCAGACACATCTGGGGCTTCTTGGTGACAGAGTTTGGGATCACGCCATAG